Part of the Streptomyces showdoensis genome, GGCACGGTCGGCGCCTGGGGCTACCCGGCGGCGCCGCCGTACAACGGCATGATCATGCACAAGTGCCTGGACCGCGCCACCCGCCTCACCACGGCCCCGGCCACGCCGACGATGTTCCGGATCGGCTGCACCATGACCGGCGGCTCCTCCGGCGGCGGCTGGTTCCGCGTGCTGCCGAACGGCACGACGGCGCTGGTGTCGAACACCTCGATCGGCCCGGCCGGCCGCACCGGCTGGCTGGCCGGACCGCAGCTGGGCCGCGGCGCCAAGGCGGCCCACGACATGGTCAGCAAGAAGTTCGCCCGCTGACCCGAGGGCACCGACGTGAAAGCGCCGGCCGCCTCCCGTGTGGGAGGCGGCCGGCGCCTTTTTCAGCCTTGCCCGCCCGCTCGCGTCGACGCGCGCGGGCGTCCTCGCGAGGTCCGCGTCAGTGCGCGGCCGGGACGTACGGCGCGAGGAGCGCCGCCAGTTCCTCGTGCACGCGCGCCTTGAGCAGGGTGCCCTCCGGGGTGTGCTCCTCGGAGAGGACCTCGCCCTCGGCGTGCACCCGCGAGACGAGACCGCCCTCGGTGTACGGCACCAGGACCTCGATCTCGACCTGAGGCCGCGGCAACTCCGACTCGAGGAGGGCGAGCAGCTGCTCCATGCCCTCGCCCGAGCGGGCCGAGACCGCGATGGAGTGCTTCTCCACCCGCAGCAGCCGCTGGAGCACCAGCGGGTCGGCCGCGTCCGCCTTGTTGATGACGACGATCTCCGGCACGTTCACCGCGCCGACGTCGCGGAACACCTCGCGCACGGCCGCCAGCTGCTCCTCCGGGGCCGGGTGCGAGCCGTCCACCACGTGCAGGATGAGGTCGGAGTCGCCGACCTCCTCCATGGTGGAGCGGAAGGCCTCGACCAGGTGGTGGGGCAGGTGCCGGACGAAGCCGACCGTGTCGGCCAGGGTGTAGACCCGGCCGGTGGGCGTCTCGGCCCGGCGGACGGTCGGGTCGAGGGTGGCGAACAGCGCGTTCTCCACCAGCACGCCCGCGCCCGTGAGGCGGTTGAGCAGCGAGGACTTGCCGGCGTTGGTGTAGCCGGCGATGGCGACCGACGGGATCTTGTTCCGGCGGCGCTCCTGCCGCTTGATGTCGCGGCCGGTCTTCATCTCCGCGATCTCCCGGCGCATCTTCGCCATCTTCTCGCGGATCCGACGCCGGTCGGTCTCGATCTTGGTCTCACCGGGACCACGGGTGGCCATGCCGCCACCGCCGCCGCCACCCATCTGCCGGGAGAGCGACTGACCCCAGCCGCGCAGCCGCGGCAGCATGTACTGCATCTGCGCGAGCGCGACCTGCGCCTTGCCCTCACGGGACTTGGCGTGCTGGGCGAAGATGTCGAGGATGAGGGCGGTCCGGTCGACCACCTTCACCTTGACGACGTCTTCGAGGGCGATGAGCTGGCCGGGGCTGAGCTCGCCGTCGCAGACGACGGTGTCGGCGCCGGTCTCCAGCACGATGTCCCGGAGTTCGCGTGCCTTGCCCGAGCCGATGAAGGTGGCCGGGTCCGGCTTGTCGCGGCGCTGGATGACGCCGTCGAGCACGAGGGCACCCGCCGTCTCGGCGAGGGCCGCGAGCTCCGCGAGGGAGTTCTCCGCGTCCTGCACCGTCCCCGAGGTCCACACACCGACCAGCACGACGCGCTCGAGGCGCAGCTGGCGGTACTCGACCTCGGTGACGTCCTCGAGCTCGGTGGAGAGGCCGGCGACACGGCGCAGGGCCGCGCGCTCGGAGCGGTCGAACTGGTCGCCGTCCCGCTCCCCGTCGATCTCGTGGCTCCAGGCGACGTCCTCTTCCATCAGGGCATCGGCCCGAAGGCTCTCGGTGCGGTTCGTCTCCGCGAAGCTCTGCTTGTCCTGGGAAGGGGATGAAGAGGAGGTCATTTGATCCTTACGTCGAAGGGGAAGTCGTCACGGAAAAATCCGTCACGGCAGTCACAACGCGTGACGTCCCGGAAGAATTCCCGGGGTCCGGCCGCGCCGCCGACCAGAAGATGGTGACACGGCCGGACCGGGCCCGTCATCCCGGTTTCACGGCCGTGGCGCGCGGCTGTGCCAGTCGGGGTGGCCCGGCATGGGCGGGGTCTTCGCCGCGTAGAGCCAGTCGGCGAAGAACCGGGTCAGGTCGCGGCCGGAGATCCACTCGGCGAGCGCGATGAAGTCCTTGGTGCCCGGCGTGCCGTCCTGGTGCTCGCTCACCCAGGTGCGCTCCAGGCGCTGGAAGGCCTCGGTGCCGATCTCGTGGCGCAGCGCGTACAGCGCCAGGGCGGCCCCGTCGTAGACGACGGGGCGGAAGAGGCTGATCTTCTCCCCCGGCTCCGGCGGCTTGGGCGCGGCCGGCGGGCCGCCGTCCGCGCGCCACTGGTCGGAGGCCCCGTAGGCGGCCTTCATGCGCCGCTCCAGGGTGGGCCCGCCCTTCTCCTCGGCGTACAGCGCCTCGTACCAGGTGGCGTGACCCTCGTTGAGCCACAGGTCGGACCAGGTGCGGGGCGAGACGCTGTCGCCGAACCACTGGTGGGAGAGCTCGTGGACCATGATCGAGTCGACGTACCAGTCGGGCAGGCCCGGCTCGGTGAACAGGCCGCGCTCGAAGAGGGAGAGGGTCTGGGTCTCCAGCTCGAAGCCGGTGTCGGCGTCGGCGACGAGCACCCCGTAGGTCTCGAAGGGGTACCCGCCGAGCCGCTTCTCCAGCCATTCGAGGTGGCCGGGGGTGCGGCGCAGCCAGGGCTCCAGGAGCTCGCGGTCGGCGGTGCGCACGACGTCCCGGAGCTTGAGGCCGTGCGGGCCCTGCCGGTGCACGACGGTCGATTCGCCGATGGAGACCTGGGCGAGCTCGGTGGCCATGGGGTGGGCGGTGCGGTACGTCCAGGTGGCGGTCGCGCCCTTGCGGACGCGGCTCTCGGGCAGGCCGTTGGCGACGGCGGTGAGGGCGTTGGGGGCGGTGATCCGGAAGGTGAAGAAGGCCTTGTCGGAGGGGTGGTCGTTGGAGGGGAAGACCCGGTGGGCGGCGTCGGCCTGGTTGGCCATGGCGAGGCCGTCGCCGGTGCGGACCCAGCCGCCGCTGTCGGCGGGCCCGCGGGGGTCGCTGGTGTGGGTGACGGCGATCTCGACGGCCTCGCCGCGGTCGACCGGGCGGGCGGGGGTGATCACCAGGTCCTCGCCGCTGCTCTCGTAGGCGGCGGGTTCGCCCTCGACGGTGACGGCGGAGACGGTGCCGTGGGTGAAGTCGAGGTTGATCCGGTCCAGGTCGCCGGTGGCCAGCGCCTGGATCCGGGTGACGGCCGCCAGCGGCGCGGTGTTGCGGCCGGGGTAGGTGAGGGAGATGTCGTACGAGAGGACGTCGTAGCCGGGGTTGCCCAGCTGCGGGAAGAGCGGGTCCCCGATGCCGAGCGGCGCGGCCGGCGGCAGGGCGGCGGCGACGAGTCCGGCGGAGAGGGCGACGAGGACGGCGGAGCGCAGCACGCGCGCGCGGGCACGCGCGCGGGGCGACGGGGGGCGGGGCGTGCGGGAGGGGAGCGGCATGGGCTACGGCTACCAGGGCGCGGGCCGCTCCCCGGGGCGGCGCGCGCGCCCGCCACCCGAAGGGGTCAGGGCTGTGGTGACGCGGGGTGCCGGGCGCGGCTCACGTCGTACACCCCGGGCACGTCCCGCATGGCGCGCATGAGGGCGGGCAGCCCGGCGGCATCGGGGAGTTGGAGGGTGTACGTGTGGCGGACCCGCTGTTCGCTGGGGGGCTCGACGGTGGCGGCGACGACGGCGGCGCCCTCGGTGGCGATGGCCTCGGTGAGGTCGGCGAGCAGCCGGGGCCGGCCGAAGGACTCGGCGACCAGGGTGACGCGGCAGGCGGCGGTGTCGCCCCAGTGGACGGTGACGGGCGCGCGCCCGAGCCGCCGCATGGCGTCGGCGGAGGCGCAGGCGGTGCGGTGCACGGTGACGGCGCCGCCGCGCACGACGAAGCCGGTGATCTCGTCGGGGGGTACGGGGGTGCAGCAGCCAGCGGGGCGCACGGCGGGGGTCTCGGTGCCGGGCAGCTCGGCGCGCAGCCGGGTGCCGGAGCGCCGGTCGGCGGTGACGCCCACGGCGGGGCGGGGGGCCGCGGCGGGGATCTTGGCGGCCTCCGGGTGGGTCCGGAGCCAGCCGGTGATGGCGATCCGGGCGGCGGGGGTGCGGGCGTGGTCCAGCCACTGCGGCGAGGGCCCGGAAGCGGTGTCCTGGGCGAGCAGCGGCTGGACGGTGTCGCCGTCCTGGAGGACGGTGCTCAGGGGCGCGAGCCGGCCGTTGACCCGCGCCCCGAGACAGCTGTGGGCGGCTTCGCCGTGCTGGGCGTAGGCGGCGTCGACGCAGGTGGCGCCGGCGGGCAGGCTGATCGTGCCGGGGGTGCCGCCGTCGGTGCGGAAGACGGTGATCTCCTGGTCCTGGGCGAGGTCGGCGCGCAGCGAGGTCCAGAAGGTGTCGGGGTCGGGGGCGGCCTGCTGCCAGTCGAGGAGCCGGGAGAGCCAGCCGGGCCGGGTGGGGTCGGCGCGCTCGCCGTCGTCGCCGGGGGGCTGGTCGGCGGCGGTGTCCGGGCCGCTGTACGGGTTGCCGAGGGCGACCACGCCGGCCTCGGCGACCTTGTGCATCTGGTGGGTGCGGATGAGCACCTCGGCGACGGCGCCGTCGGGGGCGGCGACGGCGGTGTGGAGCGACTGGTAGAGGTTGAACTTGGGGGCGGCGATGAAGTCCTTGAACTCGGAGACCACCGGGGTGAAGCAGGTGTGCAGCTCGCCGAGGACCGCGTAGCAGTCGGCGTCCTCGGCGACCAGGACGAGGAGCCGGCCGAAGTCGCTGCCGCGCAGGTCGCCGCGCTTGAGGCGGACCCGGTGGACGGAGACGAAGTGCCGTGGCCGGACGAGGACTTCGGCGCCGACCCCGGCCTCGCGCAGCAGGCCGGAGACCTGTTCGGCGATGGCGGCGAGCGCGTCGCCCGCGCCGGTGTTCCCGGCGATGAGGGCCCGGGTGGCCTCGTACTCCTCGGGGTGGAGGATGGCGAAGACCAGGTCCTCCAGTTCGGTCTTGAGCGCCTGGACGCCGAGGCGCTCGGCGAGCGGGATGAGGACGTCGCGGGTGACCTTGGCGATGCGGGCCTGTTTCTCGGGGCGCATCACGCCCAGCGTGCGCATGTTGTGCAGGCGGTCGGCCAGCTTGATCGACATGACCCGGACGTCGTTGCCGGTGGCGACGAGCATCTTGCGGAAGGTCTCGGGCTCGGCCGCCGCGCCGTAGTCGACCTTCTCCAGCTTGGTGACGCCGTCCACGAGGTACGCGACCTCGTCGCCGAACTCGTGGCGCACCTGGTCGAGCGTCACCTCGGTGTCCTCGACGGTGTCGTGGAGCAGGGCGGCGGTCAGGGTGGTGGTCTCGGCGCCGAGTTCGGCGAGGATCAGGGTGACCGCGAGCGGATGGGTGATGTAGGGCTCGCCGCTCTTGCGGAACTGGCCGCGGTGCGAGGACTCGGCGAGGACGTAGGCCCGGCGCAGCACGGCCAGGT contains:
- a CDS encoding RelA/SpoT family protein, coding for MSAEATNPVSEAGATGPDAPGRRRGRPRIDLRRLGRAALLGATAGPAARDRLPDAIGHVAEAHRAHHPEADLAVLRRAYVLAESSHRGQFRKSGEPYITHPLAVTLILAELGAETTTLTAALLHDTVEDTEVTLDQVRHEFGDEVAYLVDGVTKLEKVDYGAAAEPETFRKMLVATGNDVRVMSIKLADRLHNMRTLGVMRPEKQARIAKVTRDVLIPLAERLGVQALKTELEDLVFAILHPEEYEATRALIAGNTGAGDALAAIAEQVSGLLREAGVGAEVLVRPRHFVSVHRVRLKRGDLRGSDFGRLLVLVAEDADCYAVLGELHTCFTPVVSEFKDFIAAPKFNLYQSLHTAVAAPDGAVAEVLIRTHQMHKVAEAGVVALGNPYSGPDTAADQPPGDDGERADPTRPGWLSRLLDWQQAAPDPDTFWTSLRADLAQDQEITVFRTDGGTPGTISLPAGATCVDAAYAQHGEAAHSCLGARVNGRLAPLSTVLQDGDTVQPLLAQDTASGPSPQWLDHARTPAARIAITGWLRTHPEAAKIPAAAPRPAVGVTADRRSGTRLRAELPGTETPAVRPAGCCTPVPPDEITGFVVRGGAVTVHRTACASADAMRRLGRAPVTVHWGDTAACRVTLVAESFGRPRLLADLTEAIATEGAAVVAATVEPPSEQRVRHTYTLQLPDAAGLPALMRAMRDVPGVYDVSRARHPASPQP
- a CDS encoding M1 family metallopeptidase, yielding MPLPSRTPRPPSPRARARARVLRSAVLVALSAGLVAAALPPAAPLGIGDPLFPQLGNPGYDVLSYDISLTYPGRNTAPLAAVTRIQALATGDLDRINLDFTHGTVSAVTVEGEPAAYESSGEDLVITPARPVDRGEAVEIAVTHTSDPRGPADSGGWVRTGDGLAMANQADAAHRVFPSNDHPSDKAFFTFRITAPNALTAVANGLPESRVRKGATATWTYRTAHPMATELAQVSIGESTVVHRQGPHGLKLRDVVRTADRELLEPWLRRTPGHLEWLEKRLGGYPFETYGVLVADADTGFELETQTLSLFERGLFTEPGLPDWYVDSIMVHELSHQWFGDSVSPRTWSDLWLNEGHATWYEALYAEEKGGPTLERRMKAAYGASDQWRADGGPPAAPKPPEPGEKISLFRPVVYDGAALALYALRHEIGTEAFQRLERTWVSEHQDGTPGTKDFIALAEWISGRDLTRFFADWLYAAKTPPMPGHPDWHSRAPRP
- the hflX gene encoding GTPase HflX, which translates into the protein MTSSSSPSQDKQSFAETNRTESLRADALMEEDVAWSHEIDGERDGDQFDRSERAALRRVAGLSTELEDVTEVEYRQLRLERVVLVGVWTSGTVQDAENSLAELAALAETAGALVLDGVIQRRDKPDPATFIGSGKARELRDIVLETGADTVVCDGELSPGQLIALEDVVKVKVVDRTALILDIFAQHAKSREGKAQVALAQMQYMLPRLRGWGQSLSRQMGGGGGGGMATRGPGETKIETDRRRIREKMAKMRREIAEMKTGRDIKRQERRRNKIPSVAIAGYTNAGKSSLLNRLTGAGVLVENALFATLDPTVRRAETPTGRVYTLADTVGFVRHLPHHLVEAFRSTMEEVGDSDLILHVVDGSHPAPEEQLAAVREVFRDVGAVNVPEIVVINKADAADPLVLQRLLRVEKHSIAVSARSGEGMEQLLALLESELPRPQVEIEVLVPYTEGGLVSRVHAEGEVLSEEHTPEGTLLKARVHEELAALLAPYVPAAH